The Mercenaria mercenaria strain notata chromosome 10, MADL_Memer_1, whole genome shotgun sequence genome contains a region encoding:
- the LOC128559867 gene encoding uncharacterized protein LOC128559867 yields MKGDDVSHILTPTFAVFGTVLGFVVLAVCVCKCSKKSNKRDPFHNSSMCNRTYDRQMPKHDEEYAIISEIELDSGTTFYKPSLPERGNDSSGNTYHTIEHGRDVSNTAVITLDEYSTPSDMITDKCKADPADEYKTTYDDPIRHNLQNTAECKRKSETKDANGNLAQESDNIRDKSFRDSRDGENEISESYEYIIDTKKETSVNEESLNTVKEQGKEAENDKFFESEESHAVECNFSTPARSVIGATGGNFECFIPTVLEGHSSSAEDKDYEDTNIIDGNFPSRPKDIFEEHVCLHCLKPEHLKRLGIKIIPDKPLEDVERRLSEPQRKTNYSATETDRTLRRCLTDVSRKDRQNDLIDFVENTDQDENFRECIVCNNVYDRMGRIREKLDTKNDVNEYDHLSNWKHISEEKTLMENS; encoded by the coding sequence TAAAAAGAGCAACAAGAGAGATCCATTCCATAATAGTTCAATGTGTAACAGGACATACGATCGACAGATGCCAAAACATGATGAAGAATATGCCATTATCTCAGAGATAGAACTAGATAGTGGTACCACTTTTTATAAACCAAGCCTACCCGAACGCGGAAATGACTCATCGGGCAACACATATCACACTATAGAACACGGTCGAGATGTATCAAATACAGCTGTAATAACTTTAGATGAATATAGCACACCCTCCGacatgataacagataaatgtaaggctGATCCCGCAGATGAATACAAGACCACATATGATGACCCTATACGGCACAACTTGCAGAACACAGCTGAATGTAAACGTAAAAGTGAAACGAAAGACGCAAATGGAAACCTTGCACAGGAATCAGATAACATCCGTGATAAAAGTTTTCGCGATTCTCGTGATGgtgaaaatgaaatttcagagTCCTATGAGTACATTATAGATactaaaaaagaaacaagtgtTAATGAGGAatcattaaacactgttaaagaGCAGGGAAAGGAAGCGGAGAATGACAAGTTCTTTGAATCGGAGGAAAGTCATGCAGTAGAATGTAACTTTTCAACTCCCGCCCGAAGCGTTATCGGAGCTACAGGCGGTAATTTTGAATGTTTCATTCCCACTGTTTTAGAAGGACACAGTTCTTCTGCAGAGGACAAAGACTATGAAGATACGAATATAATTGATGGAAATTTTCCATCTAGGCCGAAAGATATTTTCGAAGAGCATGTTTGTCTTCATTGTTTAAAACCAGAACATTTGAAAAGACTGGGTATAAAGATCATACCTGACAAACCATTGGAAGATGTTGAAAGGAGATTGTCCGAACCACAACGCAAGACTAACTATAGCGCTACTGAAACAGACAGAACGTTAAGAAGATGTTTAACTGACGTGTCACGCAAAGACAGACAAAATGATCTCATTGATTTCGTAGAAAACACTGATCAAGATGAAAATTTTAGGGAATGTATTGTATGTAATAACGTTTATGACCGCATGGGGCGCATAAGAGAAAAGTTAGATACtaaaaatgatgtaaatgaaTATGATCATTTAAGTAATTGGAAACATATAAGTGAAGAGAAGACTTTGATGGAAAATTCGTAG